The Mycolicibacterium duvalii DNA window GCCGACCATCTCCGCCGCCACGCGGTCGGGCTGACCGTCGCCCGTGTCGACGTCGCCGCGCTGTCGGTGCTCAAGACGTTCGATCCGCCGGTGACGGCGTTGCACGGCCAGCCGGTCACCGGAGCCGCGCGGTGGGGCAAGTACCTCGGGCTCCAGGCCGGCGAGCTCTATCTGATCACCCATCTGTCGCGGGCCGGGTGGTTGCGCTGGTCGGACAAGCTGGCCGCGGCGCCGCTGCGGCCCGGCAAGGGGCCGATCGCGTTGCGAGTGCACCTCGGCACGCCGGGGGACGCGCCGGGCTTCGATCTGACCGAGGCCGGTACCCAGAAGCGGCTGGCGGTCTGGCTCGTGCGCGATCCGCTGGCGGTGCCCCAGATCGCCGCGCTCGGACCGGACGCGTTGTCGCTGACACCGCAGGGGTTGGCCGAGGCGCTGGCCGGACACACGGGGCGGATCAAGACCGTCATCACCGATCAGAAGGTGATCGCCGGGATCGGCAACGCCTACAGCGACGAGATTCTGCACGTGGCCAAGCTGTCGCCGTTCGCGACCGCGGGCAAGCTCTCCGACGCGCAGCTGGCAGACCTGCACGACGCGATGATCTCGGTGCTGACCGACGCGGTGACCCGGCTGGTGGGTCAGCAGGCCGCGACCCTGAAGGGGGAGAAGCGGTCCGGACTACGGGTGCACGCCCGCACAGGCCTGCCCTGCCCGGTGTGCGGCGACACCGTGCGGGAGGTGTCGTTCGCCGACAAGTCGTTCCAGTACTGCCCGACGTGTCAGACCGGCGGCAAGGTGCTCGCCGACCGCCGGATGTCCCGCCTGCTCAAGTAGCGCCCGCTATCCTGCCGCCATGACTCGGCAGAAGATCCTGATCACCGGGGCCAGCTCGGGCCTGGGCGCGGGCATGGCTCGTGCGTTCGCCGCCAGGGGGCGTGACCTGGCGCTGTGCGCGCGCCGCACCGAGCGTCTCGACGAACTGAAGGCGGAACTGCTCGAGCGCCACCCGGGCATCACGGTCGCGGTCGCCGCGCTCGACGTCAACGACCACGAGCAGGTGCCCAAGGTGTTCGGCGCGCTGCGCGACGAACTCGGTGGGATCGACCGCGTCATCGTCAACGCCGGCATCGGCAAGGGCTATCCCCTCGGTGGCGGCAAGTTGTGGGCCAACAAGGCGACCATCGAGACGAACCTCGTCGCCGCGCTGGTGCAGATCGAAACCGCGATCGAGATGTTCACCGCGGCCGGCGGCGGACACCTGGTGCTGATCTCGTCGGTACTCGGCAACGTCGGCGTCCCCGGGCACAAGGCCGCCTACTGTGCGAGCAAGGCCGGTCTGAGCTCGTTGGGGCAGTCGCTGCGGGCGGAGTACTCGTCGGGGCCGATCAAGGTCACGGTGATCGAGCCGGGGTACATCGAATCGGAGATGACCGCCAAGTCGAATACCACGCTGCTCATGGTGGACAACGAGACCGGCGTGCGGGCGATGGTCGACGCGATCGAGAAGGAGAAGGCTCGCGCGGTGGTGCCCGGGTGGCCTTGGCGGCCGCTCGTGGAGTTGATGAAGGTCCTGCCGACACGTTTCGTCCACCGGTTCGCCTGATTCGTCGGGAACTTTCCCGAACCGGTTGCCCGCGGTCCCGGCTTTCCTAGACTGACTGGAATCAGCCAGCAGTGAGGGGAGCCGGATCGCGCGATGACCACTGAGCCGGACCTGGACGACCGACGCGCCACCCACGCCTTCCATTTCGACCGCCACACTCCGCAGTACCGCACGCAGTTCGAGCAGATCACCTCGGCGATGCACAGCCGGTGTCCGCTGGCATGGACGGACACCTACGGCGGCCACTGGGTGGCCGCGGGAGCGCAGGAGGTCTTCGAGCTGGCCCGCTGCCCGCACGTGTCCAACGACAACGACGTCGCCGGCGAGCGCAGCGGATACACCGGAATCAATATCCCGCGAGGAGAATCCAGCGTCGCGTTCCGCGGAGGCATGCTGGAGATGGACGATCCCGAACACCGCCAGTACCGCGGCCCGCTCAACGGGTACCTGTCACCGGCGGCGGTGCAGCGGTGGGTGCCTTTCGTCGACGAGGTGGTCCGCGCCTGCCTGGACGAGAAGATCGAGCAGGGGCGCATCGACTTCGTCGACGACCTGGCCAACATCGTGCCCGCGGTACTGACCCTGGCTCTGCTCGGTGTCCCGCTGCGGGAGTGGGACATCTACTGCGAACCGGCGCACGCGTCGGTGTACACGCCCGCCGACTCGCCGGACTACCGCCGGGTCGCCGATCTGGCGGTGGCCTCGGCGATGCAGATGATGGGGCACGTGGCCGACGTCCGCCGGACGCCCCGGCCCGGCCTGATCGATGCGCTGATCCGGTTGCGGATCGACGGCGAGCCCGCCCCCGACATCGAGATCATGGGCATGCTCATGCTGCTGATCGGGGGCGGATTCGACACCACGACGGCGCTGACGGCCCATGCGCTGGAGTGGCTCTCGGAGCACCCCGGCGAACGGGATCGCCTCAGCCGGGAGCGCGCCACCCTGTTGAACCCGGCGACCGAAGAGTTCCTGCGCTATTTCACACCCGCGCCCGGCGACGGTCGCACGATCGCGCACGACATCGAGGTCGACGGCGTGACCCTCAAAGAAGGCGAGCGGCTGTGGCTGTCGTGGGCCATGGCCAACCGCGACCCCACCGTCTTCGACGATCCCGATCGACTCATCCTCGATCGGAAAGGCAATCGGCACTACAGCTTCGGGCTGGGGGTGCACCGGTGTATCGGATCCAACGTCGCCCGCACGGTCTTCAAGTCGATGCTGACCGCGGTGCTGGACCGGATGCCGGACTTCCGCTGCGATCCGGCCGGGACGGTGCACTACACCACCATCGGCGTCATTCAGGGCATGCAGCATCTGCCGGCGAGCTTCACGCCGGGTCGACGGCTCGGGTCCGGGCTGGACGAGACCCTGGACAGGTTGCAGCGGGTGTGCGACGAGCAGCAACTGGCCGCGCCGATCACCGTCCGCAAGGCGGCCGCCGTAATCGATTGATTTGACAATCTGTTGGGTTTTCCCAACACTTGATTGTGTGAGTCCTGTCAGACGAGGGGAAACACGGCCCATCCACAACCGCATCGGTGTCCTGCGCGCCGAGCGGAAGATGTCCCGGGCCCAGCTTGCCGAGCTCATCGACGTCAACCCGCAGACCGTGGGAGCGCTGGAACGCGGCGATCACTATCCCAGCCTGGACCTGGCGTTCCGGATCTGCGATGTCTTCGAGTTGCCGGTCGAAGCCGTGTTCTCGCGGGAACCGTTCACCCCCTTGTCGGCCGAGCTCTACCGGAAGCACACCCGAACCTGAGGAGCATGTTCATGTCGAACGCAATCAGCGTCCTCGACCGCTACCAGCACTACCGCGCCCGGCGTTTCCTCAAACACGAACAGACCTACGCCAACTCGCTGCCGTCATGGCGGACGCAGCGGCGGCGCCGGATCCTGGTGGTGGGTCTGGCACTGACTTTCGCTGTGATGGCGGTGATCAGTGTGTTGTGCGCCTTCGGTTTCCGGATCGCGGCGCTTGCATGGATACCGGCCACCCTGATCTTCCTACCGCTGTGGGTGGCCTTGCAGATCGTGTCCGGTCGGCAGGGTGACGCCCCGAATGCCACGCTCGACGAATTCGAACTGGCACAACGCAACAACGCGCGGTCGATCGGACTGGCGATCACGCAGAACCTGATGCTGCTGCCGATCTTCTACCTCATCATCGGCTCGGTTTCGACCGACTTCGGCGATGGCAACATCGCCTATGCCGGCGGGCTGATGACGCTGACCGTACTGCTCATCGGCGGGTGCACCCCGGCGATGATCCTCGGCTGGACGCGACCCGACCCCGACGCCTGAGTGATTTCGGCGTGTTTGTCGTCGCTGTACGACGATAAACACGCCGAAATCACGCGGAACGGCCGCGCTGCGTGCGGTAGCGGCGCACCAGCGCGTCGGTCGACGAATCCGATTGTCCGGCAGGAGAATCAGCCTCGGTGAGCACCGGCAGTAGCGCCTTGGCCTGGGTCTTGCCCAGCTCCACACCCCACTGGTCGAACGAGTCGATGCCCCAGACCACGCCCTCGACGAACACCTGGTGCTCGTAGAGGGCGATCAGCTGGCCCACCACCGACGGAGTCAGCCGGTGGGCGAGAATCGAGGTGCTGGGCCGATTGCCCGGCATCACCTTGTGCGGCACCACATCTGCCGGCGTACCTTCTGCCGCGATCTCCTCCGAGGTCTTTCCGAAGGCGAGCACCTGGGTCTGGGCGAAGAAGTTGCTCATCAGCAGGTCGTGCATGCTGCCGGAACCGTCGGCGGTGGCAAGGTCGTCGGTGGGTTCGCTGAACCCGATGAAGTCGGCGGGCACCAGGCGTGTGCCCTGGTGCAGCAGTTGGTAGAACGCGTGCTGTCCGTTGGTTCCCGGCTCACCCCAGAAGATCTCTCCGGTCTGCGACGTCACCGGTGTTCCGTCCGCACGCACCGACTTACCGTTCGACTCCATCGTCAGCTGTTGCAGGTATGCCGCGAACCGGGACAGGTCGTTCGAATAGGGGAGTACCGCACGGGTTTCGGCACCGAAGAAGTTGTTGTACCAGAGTCCGATCAGACCCAGCAGTACAGGAGCGTTCACGTCGAGCGGCGCTGACCGGAAGTGTTCGTCGACGATGTGGAAGCCCTCCAGGAACTCCGCGAACCGCTCCCGGCCGATCACCGCCATCACCGACAGGCCGATCGCCGAATCCACCGAGTACCGGCCACCGACCCAGTCCCAGAAGCCGAACATGTTGTCGGTGTCGATGCCGAACTCGCTCACGAGTTCCGCGTTGGTCGACACCGCCACGAAGTGCTTGCTGACCGCGTCCTCGCCGAGTGCGTCGGTCAGCCAACGTCGCGCCGCCGTGGCGTTCGTCAGGGTCTCCAACGTCGAGAAGGTCTTCGACGCGATGATGAAAAGCGTTGCGGCCGGATCGAGTCCGTCGAGCGTGGCGACGAGGTCGGCGGGGTCGACGTTGGAGACGAAGCGCGCCGAGACGCTGGCGTCGGCGTAGTGCCGCAACGCCTGGTAGACCATCACCGGACCCAGATCCGAACCGCCGATTCCGATGTTCACCACGGTGGTGATGCGCTCACCCGTCGCGCCCCGCCACTGGCCGCTGCGCAACCGGTCGGTGAACTCACCCATCCGGTCGAGCACCTGATGCACGTCGGCGACGACGTCCTGGCCGTCCACCGTCAGCGATGCATCTCGGGGCAGCCGCAGGGGCAGCCGCAGGGCGGTGTGCAGCACCGCCCGATCCTCGGAGGTGTTGATGTGCGCGCCGGAGAACATCGCGTCACGCTTGGCCGGCAGCTCGGCGGCCTGCGCCAGATCCACCAGCAGGCCCAACGTCTCCCGGGTGATGCGGTGCTTGCTGTAGTCGATGTAGAGATCACCGACCGTCAGCGCCAACTCGGTGCCGCGCGCAGGGTCGTGAGCGAACAAGTCCCGCAGCTGCGCGGTGCTGATGTCGTCGTGATGGCGGGCCAGCGCCTGCCATGCAGGCGTGGCGGTGATGTCGGAACCCATGAGTTTCTCCTATGTCAAGCCGCTGCCGTTTGGCAAGGCTTGTGATGGTTGTTGTGATCGGTGTGGAGGTGTCCGTAGACGACGCGGGCCAGGCGGCGCTTGAGGCAGCGCAGGGCTTCGGGTGTGGAGTCGCCTGTGGTGAGGCGGCGTCGGTAGTAGGTCTGGCCGACGCCGTCGAGGCGGATCTGGGTGACCGCGATGCGGTGTAGTGCGGCGTTGAGTTGGCGGTTGCCTGACCGGGTCATCCGGACACGTCCACGGGTGTTTCCCGACCACACCGGCACCGGCGCCACCCCGGCATGGCGGGCGAAGGCCGCTTCACTTTTGAACCGGGTGACTCCGGCGGTCTCGCCGACCAGCTTGGCTGCGGTCAGCTCGCCACAGCCAGGCATGGCCAGCAGCGCCGGGGCCACGGCGCGCACCCGCGCGCCGATGCGTGTGGCCAACGTGTTGATCGTCTCGGTCAGGCGGGTGATGTCGGCCAGCTCGTCGCGGGCCAACTCGGCGACGATCCCGGTCTGGGTGTCCAACCACTGACCAAGCAGGCGGCGATGTTTGGCCAGGTCCAGCGACCGCGGTTTGGGTGCGTGTCCGGGGTCGAGTTCGTGGACCCGCCACAACAACCGGTTGATCGTCGCGGTGCGTTGGGCGACAAGGACTTCCCGGCGATCCACCAGCAGCTTGAGCTCGCGCGAGATCTCGTCATGCGAGGCGATCGGAAGATCGGGCTCACGCAGGAAACCCCGCGCGACTGCAAGTGCGTCGATCGGGTCGGACTTGCCGCGGGTACGGGCCGAGGCCCTGCTCTGGGCCATCAACTTCGGGGGGACCCGCACCACCTTCTGGCCCAGGGCCAACAGATCGCGTTCCAGACGCGCCGACAGATGCCGGCAGTCCTCGATCGCCCAGACGACATCGTCGCCGAACCGTTGCCGGGCCCACATCACCATCTCGGCATGCCCAGCGGTGATCGCGGTGACGGTCTTCTCAGCGAGCTTGCGGCCCACCTCGTCGACGGCGACGAAGGTGTGGGTGCGCTTGTGTACATCGGCTCCAACAACAACCATGGTGGTTGCCTCCTTCACTGTGAGGTGACGGTTGGGCCGGTCGGCGGACATACCTCAGTGGGGGCGATGCCACGCTCCTATCAAGTCACGCCGGCCGGTCCTTCACACCTGATGCCGACAAAACGCATGCACACCAACCCGAAGGCGGCACAAACCCTACGAGCCAGACACCAGGTGCAAAGGATCCAACCACCGCACTAAGCGGCGACCCCACCCTGACACTGACCAGAACCCTAGTGCGGTCTGCTGAATGAAGGTGTATGACGTGGATATGGACACCGCGACGCTGTTGAAATCCGTTCCCACCGGTCTGTGGATCGGCGGTGAGGAACGCGAAGCCACGTCGACGTTCAACGTGCTCGACCCCAGCAGCGACGATGTGCTGACCGCGGTCGCCGACGCCACCGCCGATGACGCCGTCGCCGCGCTGGATGCGGCCTGCGCGGTGCAGGCGGAGTGGGCGGCCACGCCGGCCCGGAAGCGTGGCGAAATCCTGCGTTCGGTGTTCGAGGCGATCACCGCGCGCGCCGACGACATCGCCACACTGATGACCCTGGAGATGGGCAAGGTGCTGGCCGAGAGCAAGGGCGAGGTGACCTACGGTGCCGAGTTCTTCCGCTGGTTCGCCGAGGAAGCCGTCCGCATCGACGGCCGCTACACCCAGAGCCCCGCCGGCAACGGCCGCATCCTGGTCACCAAACAGGCTGTCGGCCCCTGCTACGCCATCACCCCGTGGAACTTCCCGCTGGCGATGGGCACCCGCAAGATGGGTCCGGCGTTCGCGGCCGGCTGCACGATGATCGTCAAGCCCGCGCAGGAAACGCCGCTGACGATGCTGCTGTTGGCCAAGCTGATGGACGAAGCCGGCTTGCCCAAAGGCGTGCTGTCGGTACTGCCGACCAGCAGCCCCGGCCCGGTCACCGAGACGTTGCTCGACGACGGCCGGTTGCGCAAGCTGACCTTCACCGGCTCCACCGGGGTGGGCAAATCACTGGTCAAGCAGTCGGCGGACAAGCTGCTGCGCACGTCGATGGAACTCGGCGGCAACGCGCCGTTCGTCGTGTTCGACGACGCCGACGTCGACGCCGCGGTCGACGGCGCCGTCCTGGCCAAGATGCGCAACGGCGGTGAGGCCTGCACCGCGGCCAACCGCTTTCACGTCGCCAACGCGGTCCGTGCGGAGTTCACAGACAAGCTCATCAAACGGATGGAAGAGTTCACCCTCGGCAACGGGCTCGACGACGCGTCGAAACTCGGGCCGCTGATCAACGCCAAGCAGGTCGCCACCGTGACCGAGTTGGTGTCCGACGCGGTGTCGCGTGGTGCGACCGTCGCCATTGGCGGCGTCGCCCCCGGCGGACCCGGCAACTTCTATCCGGCCACCGTGCTGACCGATGTACCCGCCGACGCGCGGATTCTCAAAGAGGAGGTCTTCGGGCCGGTGGCACCGATCACCGGCTTCGACACCGAAGAAGAGGGTATTGCGGCGGCCAACGACACCGAGTACGGCCTGGCCGCCTACGTCTATACCCAGTCGCTGGACCGCGCCCTGCGGGTGGCCGAAGGCCTCGAGTCGGGCATCGTCGGGATCAACCGCGGCGTCATCTCCGATGCAGCGGCGCCGTTCGGCGGCATCAAGGAGTCCGGGTTCGGCCGCGAAGGCGGCACCGAAGGGATCGACGAGTACCTGGAAACCAAGTACATCGCGCTGACGAAGTAGACCCGGATCACATCAGCCCGCTGCCCCGCGCGCGCCTCCCTGAACGGGTGCCGCGGCGCCCATAGACTTCCTTGCTCGTAGCCGGCCGCTCGCACGCGGCCGCTCGCACTCGGACAAGGAGGAGGGCCCCGGGACGTGACAGCCGTGAGCGCGGCGCCGATCCGTGTCGGGCCGCGCCGATATGTCGGTCCCGGGCAGGCCATTCCGGCGCTGGACGGGGTGCGGGCACTGGCCGTCGGGCTGGTGCTGGCCGCCCACGGGGGTGTGCCGGGCTTCTCCGGCGGCTTCCTCGGCGTCGACGTGTTCTTCGTCCTCAGCGGATTCCTGATCACCTCGCTGCTGCTCGACGAGATCGGCCGCACCGGGCGGATCGGGCTCAAGAGCTTCTGGATCCGCCGCGCCCGCCGACTGTTGCCCGCTTTGCTGGTGATGGTGCTGACCGTGGTGCTGGTGCGCGAGCTGTTCGCCGCCGAGTCGATCGCGAACCTGCGCACCGAGGCGGTTGCCGCGTTCTTCTGGGTGTCGAACTGGGTGTTCGTCGGCGACCACACCGACTACTTCTCCCAGGGCGCACCGCCGTCCCCGTTGCAGCACACCTGGTCGCTGGGGGTCGAGGAGCAGTACTACCTGTTCTGGCCGCTGCTGCTGGCGGCGGTGGTGGCCGGGCTCGCGCGGATCGCCTACCGCCGGGGGGTGCCGCTGTCGACCCGCGTGGTGCGGTGGGCCGTGCTGGCGATCGCGATGCTCGGGTGTCTGGCGTCGGCGGCGGCGACGATGCTGTTCACCACCGAGGAGTCACTCAACCGGGTGTACTTCGGCACCGACACCCGCGCGCAGGCGCTGCTGGTCGGCGCCGCGGCCGCGGCGCTGGTGGTCCGGGACTGGCGTGGCATGACCGCCGGTGTGGAGAGCCTGCGCAGCCGGTGGGCGCGCGGGCTGTGCTGGGCGCTGCCGGTCGTCGGTTTGGTGATGCTGGTGACGGCGGCCCGTTTCGCCACGGGCAGCGCGCAGGAGTTCCGCAGTGGTCTGCTGATCATCGTTGCGGTGGCCGCGATCCTGATCATCGCGCCGGTCGCATTGGTGCAGGACGGCCCCGTCGCCAAGG harbors:
- the pgi gene encoding glucose-6-phosphate isomerase, which encodes MGSDITATPAWQALARHHDDISTAQLRDLFAHDPARGTELALTVGDLYIDYSKHRITRETLGLLVDLAQAAELPAKRDAMFSGAHINTSEDRAVLHTALRLPLRLPRDASLTVDGQDVVADVHQVLDRMGEFTDRLRSGQWRGATGERITTVVNIGIGGSDLGPVMVYQALRHYADASVSARFVSNVDPADLVATLDGLDPAATLFIIASKTFSTLETLTNATAARRWLTDALGEDAVSKHFVAVSTNAELVSEFGIDTDNMFGFWDWVGGRYSVDSAIGLSVMAVIGRERFAEFLEGFHIVDEHFRSAPLDVNAPVLLGLIGLWYNNFFGAETRAVLPYSNDLSRFAAYLQQLTMESNGKSVRADGTPVTSQTGEIFWGEPGTNGQHAFYQLLHQGTRLVPADFIGFSEPTDDLATADGSGSMHDLLMSNFFAQTQVLAFGKTSEEIAAEGTPADVVPHKVMPGNRPSTSILAHRLTPSVVGQLIALYEHQVFVEGVVWGIDSFDQWGVELGKTQAKALLPVLTEADSPAGQSDSSTDALVRRYRTQRGRSA
- a CDS encoding Fpg/Nei family DNA glycosylase is translated as MPELPEVEALADHLRRHAVGLTVARVDVAALSVLKTFDPPVTALHGQPVTGAARWGKYLGLQAGELYLITHLSRAGWLRWSDKLAAAPLRPGKGPIALRVHLGTPGDAPGFDLTEAGTQKRLAVWLVRDPLAVPQIAALGPDALSLTPQGLAEALAGHTGRIKTVITDQKVIAGIGNAYSDEILHVAKLSPFATAGKLSDAQLADLHDAMISVLTDAVTRLVGQQAATLKGEKRSGLRVHARTGLPCPVCGDTVREVSFADKSFQYCPTCQTGGKVLADRRMSRLLK
- a CDS encoding helix-turn-helix transcriptional regulator; translation: MSPVRRGETRPIHNRIGVLRAERKMSRAQLAELIDVNPQTVGALERGDHYPSLDLAFRICDVFELPVEAVFSREPFTPLSAELYRKHTRT
- a CDS encoding cytochrome P450; protein product: MTTEPDLDDRRATHAFHFDRHTPQYRTQFEQITSAMHSRCPLAWTDTYGGHWVAAGAQEVFELARCPHVSNDNDVAGERSGYTGINIPRGESSVAFRGGMLEMDDPEHRQYRGPLNGYLSPAAVQRWVPFVDEVVRACLDEKIEQGRIDFVDDLANIVPAVLTLALLGVPLREWDIYCEPAHASVYTPADSPDYRRVADLAVASAMQMMGHVADVRRTPRPGLIDALIRLRIDGEPAPDIEIMGMLMLLIGGGFDTTTALTAHALEWLSEHPGERDRLSRERATLLNPATEEFLRYFTPAPGDGRTIAHDIEVDGVTLKEGERLWLSWAMANRDPTVFDDPDRLILDRKGNRHYSFGLGVHRCIGSNVARTVFKSMLTAVLDRMPDFRCDPAGTVHYTTIGVIQGMQHLPASFTPGRRLGSGLDETLDRLQRVCDEQQLAAPITVRKAAAVID
- a CDS encoding NAD-dependent succinate-semialdehyde dehydrogenase produces the protein MDTATLLKSVPTGLWIGGEEREATSTFNVLDPSSDDVLTAVADATADDAVAALDAACAVQAEWAATPARKRGEILRSVFEAITARADDIATLMTLEMGKVLAESKGEVTYGAEFFRWFAEEAVRIDGRYTQSPAGNGRILVTKQAVGPCYAITPWNFPLAMGTRKMGPAFAAGCTMIVKPAQETPLTMLLLAKLMDEAGLPKGVLSVLPTSSPGPVTETLLDDGRLRKLTFTGSTGVGKSLVKQSADKLLRTSMELGGNAPFVVFDDADVDAAVDGAVLAKMRNGGEACTAANRFHVANAVRAEFTDKLIKRMEEFTLGNGLDDASKLGPLINAKQVATVTELVSDAVSRGATVAIGGVAPGGPGNFYPATVLTDVPADARILKEEVFGPVAPITGFDTEEEGIAAANDTEYGLAAYVYTQSLDRALRVAEGLESGIVGINRGVISDAAAPFGGIKESGFGREGGTEGIDEYLETKYIALTK
- a CDS encoding SDR family oxidoreductase — encoded protein: MTRQKILITGASSGLGAGMARAFAARGRDLALCARRTERLDELKAELLERHPGITVAVAALDVNDHEQVPKVFGALRDELGGIDRVIVNAGIGKGYPLGGGKLWANKATIETNLVAALVQIETAIEMFTAAGGGHLVLISSVLGNVGVPGHKAAYCASKAGLSSLGQSLRAEYSSGPIKVTVIEPGYIESEMTAKSNTTLLMVDNETGVRAMVDAIEKEKARAVVPGWPWRPLVELMKVLPTRFVHRFA
- a CDS encoding IS110 family transposase, coding for MKEATTMVVVGADVHKRTHTFVAVDEVGRKLAEKTVTAITAGHAEMVMWARQRFGDDVVWAIEDCRHLSARLERDLLALGQKVVRVPPKLMAQSRASARTRGKSDPIDALAVARGFLREPDLPIASHDEISRELKLLVDRREVLVAQRTATINRLLWRVHELDPGHAPKPRSLDLAKHRRLLGQWLDTQTGIVAELARDELADITRLTETINTLATRIGARVRAVAPALLAMPGCGELTAAKLVGETAGVTRFKSEAAFARHAGVAPVPVWSGNTRGRVRMTRSGNRQLNAALHRIAVTQIRLDGVGQTYYRRRLTTGDSTPEALRCLKRRLARVVYGHLHTDHNNHHKPCQTAAA